The Henckelia pumila isolate YLH828 chromosome 2, ASM3356847v2, whole genome shotgun sequence genome includes a window with the following:
- the LOC140883122 gene encoding monothiol glutaredoxin-S12, chloroplastic-like isoform X2, with protein sequence MASMSGASQLARGFDSLSSAPPFRIQFATLSCLPNVVSTFYSGNYVKLCKSISRDSQPIKTRPMCSASFGQGTEDTVKKTVGGNPVVVYSKTWCSFSSEVKYLFKSVGVEPFVIELDQLGGKHIGGCTDTVKLHQEGKLESLLAEAGAKKSE encoded by the exons ATGGCGTCAATGTCCGGGGCGTCTCAGCTCGCAAGGGGCTTCGATTCCCTCTCTTCCGCTCCTCCTTTTCGCATCCAATTCGCCACTCTTTCTTGCCTCCCAAATGTTGTTTCAACCTTTTACTCGGGAAATTATGTTAAACTTTGCAAAAGCATTTCAAGAGATTCGCAGCCCATCAAGACGCGGCCGATGTGTTCTGCGTCATTCGGACAGGGGACGGAAGACACCGTCAAGAAGACCGTCGGAGGAAACCCAGTTGTCGTTTACTCCAAAACTTGGTGCTC GTTCTCATCGGAGGTGAAGTATTTGTTCAAGAGTGTTGGCGTCGAGCCATTTGTTATTGAATTGGATCAATTAG GGGGCAAGCATATTGGTGGCTGTACAG ATACTGTCAAGCTGCATCAAGAAGGAAAACTCGAGTCTTTGTTGGCCGAAGCTGGTGCCAAAAAGTCAGAGTAG
- the LOC140883122 gene encoding monothiol glutaredoxin-S10-like isoform X1, translated as MASMSGASQLARGFDSLSSAPPFRIQFATLSCLPNVVSTFYSGNYVKLCKSISRDSQPIKTRPMCSASFGQGTEDTVKKTVGGNPVVVYSKTWCSFSSEVKYLFKSVGVEPFVIELDQLGPQGQDLQKALEKLTGQSTVPNVFIGGKHIGGCTDTVKLHQEGKLESLLAEAGAKKSE; from the exons ATGGCGTCAATGTCCGGGGCGTCTCAGCTCGCAAGGGGCTTCGATTCCCTCTCTTCCGCTCCTCCTTTTCGCATCCAATTCGCCACTCTTTCTTGCCTCCCAAATGTTGTTTCAACCTTTTACTCGGGAAATTATGTTAAACTTTGCAAAAGCATTTCAAGAGATTCGCAGCCCATCAAGACGCGGCCGATGTGTTCTGCGTCATTCGGACAGGGGACGGAAGACACCGTCAAGAAGACCGTCGGAGGAAACCCAGTTGTCGTTTACTCCAAAACTTGGTGCTC GTTCTCATCGGAGGTGAAGTATTTGTTCAAGAGTGTTGGCGTCGAGCCATTTGTTATTGAATTGGATCAATTAG GCCCTCAAGGACAAGACCTACAAAAGGCTTTGGAAAAGCTAACTGGACAGTCCACTGTTCCCAATGTTTTTATAG GGGGCAAGCATATTGGTGGCTGTACAG ATACTGTCAAGCTGCATCAAGAAGGAAAACTCGAGTCTTTGTTGGCCGAAGCTGGTGCCAAAAAGTCAGAGTAG